GCCGGTGTTGGCAAACGCGTTGGTGGTCCCGGCCTATCTCCCCATCATCTTGAAAGGGCTCGGACTCTACAAGATACCGCTTCTCAATATCAACCTCGAGGGGCACTATTTGGCTATGTATCTATTTGGTTTCATTACCGTCGGGTTCGGTGAGGCGGTAGTAGTATATGGGCTAGGCCTGCCGTTGCGGCTGGCGTTGAAGCGCAGCGGTATTCATATCGGAGAGGATAATTCGAAGTGAGTGAATACCATACCTTTGCCGAAGCACTCGAGCATGTGGAGGAAACCGAGCGACCGAAAGAGCCCGGACCTTCGAAACTTGAACCGGCGATAGTCATTCCGACTTTTTGGACGAAGGAATCGCGTGCGAATGCGCACGAGCATTCAGAGGTAAAGCCCTACGAGCATCCGACCGACATCGCGGACCCCAATCCGGGGCTCGGGTATTTGTTGGCGTCATTGTCGGGAAAGCCCAGGGTCGGTAAAATAATTCTCGTCGTCCGTGCCACGGACCGTGTGCTTATGAGCCGTGCCGAAAATCGTGTGCGGGATATCGTGGATAACTTTCCCGAACTCGATGTATTCGTGCTCGGTGAGGTCGAGACCGGTTCGCTCCTGCGCAGAATGGACGAGCTCGATTTAGGCGCGATGGTTTCAAGCATCGACCTGGACAGCTATGGTGCTGCCCGAAACCTGGGACTCATCGCAGCGAGTATTTTCGGGAAAGACTCCGTCATTTTCATCGATGACGATGAAGTCGTCGAAGACGAACATTTCATCGAGGCGGGTCTTTTCGGTCTCGGCTTGCCGATTCAAAAAGGCGGCTATCTGTACGCGAAGTCCGGATATTATATTAACGAAGACGGCAGTTGGCAACATGCGAATGACGACAAAAGCATCGCCGGCGTGGTATGGCGTCAAGCAGATGCCTACAATAAGGCGCTTTCGTATGTCATGCAGCCTCCGCGTTTGCAAAGGGCACGCATCGTATTCGGTGGATGTCTGGCCGTTCACAAGGAAATGTATACCCAAATCGCTTTCGACCCGTGGGTAATGCGCGGGGAGGATGTCGACTACCTGATCAACATCCGCCTTCACGGGGGCGAGATGTACATCGACGACAAGTGGAATGTCGTGCACATGTCGGGAGGAATCGCTTCGCCGGCGGCACGGTTCCGCCAAAACATCTACCGCTTCATCTATGAGCACCGTAAGCTCGAGTTCGCCAAATCGCAAGTCGATTTGTCGCGTGTGACGTCGAGTTCGCTCGATCCGTGGCCCGGTGATTTCGTCGACAGTTCGGTCGAGCTACGCGCTCGCATCACCGGACTCCTCCATGCGATTTTCGGCCCCGAGCGCGCACAATATTGGCACGCCGGAACCAAGACGGTTCGTTCGGCGAGTGAGTATGCGCGTCAACATTGCGCCGATTATTTCGCGCTTCAGCGCGCGTGGAGTTTCATGATGAACAAGTTGTGGGAAGATGTTCCGCTCGGTTCGCTGTACAGCGGTGAGCGCAAGATCGACCGTACCGCCTATACGGGGGAGTTTCGAGCGGTCTAGATGTTCCACTTCCTCATCGGCATACTCCCCAGCGTTGGGCTCGGCTTGGTCTCAGGCGTGCTCAGCGGTATGTTCGGTATCGGCGGCGGCGTTATCACCACGCCGGGGATTCGGTTGCTTTTAGGCGGATCGGCCATGAGCGCCGTCGCGACTCCTTTGGTTGGTATCGTGCCGAGTTCTCTCACCGGAGCGTACAACTATCTCAAAAAAGGGGTCGCCAACTGGCGCATCGGCATCATGCTCGGCGGCGTCGGCGCATGTTTTAGCGCATTCGGCGCATTGGCTGCAAATCATTTCGGCGGCAAAGTCGTCATGGTGGGCACGGTCGTGCTGATTTTATATGCCGCGACCGATACGATTGTATCGGTTGTGCAAAGTTATAAAACGCACGGCGAAAGCGATGTCGCCGCAGAGGTCACGAACGCTCTGCCGATTTCGAAGGGCGCATATCTGAAGGCGGGCGGCATCGGAGCGTTCGCAGGGGTCTACTCGGGCTTCTTCGGTCTCGGCGGCGGATTCGTCATCGTCCCTTTGCTCAGACGCTTGTTGAAGATGGATTATCATGAGGCGATCGGCACCTCGCTCCTCAGCGTCGCCATGCTCTCGATTCCGGGGCTCATCACGCACTCGCTGTTAGGAAATGTGGA
The sequence above is a segment of the Coriobacteriia bacterium genome. Coding sequences within it:
- a CDS encoding sulfite exporter TauE/SafE family protein, with translation MFHFLIGILPSVGLGLVSGVLSGMFGIGGGVITTPGIRLLLGGSAMSAVATPLVGIVPSSLTGAYNYLKKGVANWRIGIMLGGVGACFSAFGALAANHFGGKVVMVGTVVLILYAATDTIVSVVQSYKTHGESDVAAEVTNALPISKGAYLKAGGIGAFAGVYSGFFGLGGGFVIVPLLRRLLKMDYHEAIGTSLLSVAMLSIPGLITHSLLGNVDWMMGAGIVVGVIPGAALGAKITLGTSERATSIGFAILLIVTGIWLGSSVFLGI